The proteins below are encoded in one region of Rhodopirellula halodulae:
- a CDS encoding low molecular weight protein tyrosine phosphatase family protein: MAKRINVLFVCSKNQWRSPTAEAVYRDDPRVAVRSRGTARSAKQTIHAADLAWADLVLVMEYKHRRRLLADFPGETKFLPIEVLHIPDDYQFMDPELMELIRSSADPFIDAAITKA, from the coding sequence ATGGCCAAAAGAATCAACGTCTTGTTCGTTTGCAGCAAAAATCAGTGGCGAAGCCCGACGGCCGAAGCGGTCTATCGTGACGATCCGCGAGTGGCGGTTCGGTCTCGAGGCACCGCGAGGTCCGCCAAGCAGACGATTCACGCCGCCGATCTCGCTTGGGCGGATCTCGTGCTGGTGATGGAATACAAGCATCGCCGTCGTTTGCTCGCGGACTTCCCCGGTGAGACCAAGTTCCTACCAATCGAAGTCCTGCACATTCCAGACGACTACCAGTTCATGGACCCGGAGTTGATGGAGCTAATCCGTTCCTCCGCCGATCCATTCATTGACGCGGCGATTACGAAGGCTTGA
- a CDS encoding GIY-YIG nuclease family protein, whose protein sequence is MSNAGVYFFTCEIDGRKYVKIGRSTNIRRRRTQLQSGCPFRLRIEHAEPLPEEEAREKEREWNRQFQRARLPDLQLPSTKTEAPLQFTPKWFSYEGEIREFVETLKAGARPDRLRSMDEPQARLFE, encoded by the coding sequence TTGAGCAACGCTGGCGTCTATTTCTTCACGTGCGAAATCGACGGCAGAAAGTACGTCAAGATTGGACGGTCCACCAACATTCGTCGGCGACGCACTCAACTTCAATCCGGATGCCCGTTTCGCCTTCGTATCGAACATGCGGAACCGCTGCCCGAAGAGGAAGCCCGTGAGAAGGAGCGTGAGTGGAACCGGCAGTTCCAACGTGCACGCCTACCAGACTTGCAGCTTCCGTCAACGAAAACAGAAGCTCCCTTACAGTTCACGCCCAAGTGGTTTTCTTACGAAGGCGAAATTCGAGAATTCGTCGAAACACTGAAAGCCGGTGCTCGACCCGATCGTTTGCGGTCGATGGATGAGCCACAGGCCCGGCTCTTTGAGTGA